A region from the Pelecanus crispus isolate bPelCri1 chromosome 11, bPelCri1.pri, whole genome shotgun sequence genome encodes:
- the LITAF gene encoding lipopolysaccharide-induced tumor necrosis factor-alpha factor, translating into MAAPSGVPVPSAPPSYEETTGINVSYPHPYPVPECGQKLDGKGMNPPPYMGQPAPANNPVTVQTVYVHQPVVFYDRPVQMRCPSCNQMIVTRLSYDSGALTWLSCGGLCLLGCIAGCCLIPFCIDALKDVDHTCPNCSALIGSYKRL; encoded by the exons ATGGCTGCTCCGAGTGGTGTCCCTGTCCCATCTGCACCACCTTCTTATGAGGAAACAACAGGAATCAATGTGAGCTATCCTCACCCCTATCCTGTCCCAGAATGTGGTCAGAAACTGGATGGGAAGGGAATGAACCCTCCCCCATACATGGGACAGCCTGCACCAGCAAATAACCCCG TTACAGTTCAGACAGTGTATGTGCACCAGCCAGTAGTATTTTATGACCGCCCAGTTCAGATGCGCTGCCCTTCCTGTAACCAGATGATAGTGACACGTCTTTCATATGACTCAGGAGCTTTGACTTGGCTGTCATGTGGTGGCCTCTGCCTGCTGGG gtgTATAGCTGGCTGCTGCTTAATTCCCTTCTGCATTGATGCCCTAAAAGATGTGGATCACACCTGTCCGAACTGCAGTGCTCTTATTGGTTCTTACAAACGTTTATAG